Proteins from one Acropora muricata isolate sample 2 chromosome 9, ASM3666990v1, whole genome shotgun sequence genomic window:
- the LOC136930143 gene encoding short transient receptor potential channel 4-associated protein-like isoform X2 — protein MAKISCSRTKNLTSRILSCQVTGRGLRTSMLPEEFVQAVDRRMDFKEIPMFLSKLERNSTAQRFHVGKCTRYLKELITTFSSNGNFLFDNDFPLLSNEKLRIGQVIDLFGGVELVLQVLFSPVTHGFRFCRTRPTRSQQENLWALCLDVIHNLCQVVEGIALYLAKRNDLIGHLFTLLETSKTFNYALVVLEDLFGCRKELIDLDSLDMRKLITTLDQQQLANLCRVLSFSLSDLESVEERSSLLAQDEVDKKGLSQKEMADNNQETLIGLKEFLPRIVRLACQPSERGASSGGMFLDGTQGGFLDMVDFHNFLQDVFENGALDIDPEEREVMPMIQSRFNRIHELMHKVEVFYVLCLFLTGKHKSIVQKKLSDLKLIPGMCALFDEMAWLKESERSRHDLMDLGDMVDHECTPQTALKIQFLRLVHSFCDRHENKHLLLTPQELDELQELYVQNDLEVPSTVSNTNRKLCCIGEKGLLTKVLETLIQCPTTAPLRFWLSRAIEGFLRGRASVGDQLFLIKRGLLEHLVDHITSEELKPKEILQSSFDLLGELMKFNPFAFKRFDLGISDKQFEKFVSILSANVVDSNMLIRCLVLSQEHFMSDRFYSGFATGSSKLGNLISNWEQMIFLLYKLINSITVGTLTQENVSCLNTTLVFLMFAHRHGRLPAYLMAFVKEENIQKNPGFILTNLRLLLEFWKTHYLRRGKDCSALEQSSCISFDHWKQVVDILLSDSSSTTSVLYYLPSTLTRNC, from the exons ATGGCGAAAATCAGTTGTTCGAGAACTAAAAATCTTACCTCGAGAATCTTGAGTTGCCAAGTCACTGGCAGGGGTTTGAGAACGTCAATG CTCCCAGAAGAATTCGTCCAAGCAGTCGATCGGCGTATGGATTTCAAGGAGATACCTATGTTTCTTTCCAAATTGGAGCGTAATAGCACTGCTCAGAGGTTCCATGTTGGGAAGTGTACGCGATATTTGAAG GAGCTTATAACCACTTTCTCTAGCAACGGCAATTTTTTGTTCGACAACGACTTTCCACTCCTTTCTAACGAGAAACTTCGCATTGGTCAAGTAATCGATTTATTCGGTGGAGTTGAG CTTGTGTTGCAAGTACTGTTTTCTCCTGTCACTCATGGCTTCCGATTTTGCAGAACACGACCAACAA GGTCACAACAAGAAAATTTATGGGCACTGTGTCTCGATGTTATTCACAATCTTTGCCAAGTG GTTGAGGGAATTGCTCTTTATTTAGCAAAAAGGAATGACTTAATAGGACATCTGTTTACCCTTCTAGAAACAAGCAAAACCTTTAA TTATGCTCTTGTGGTACTGGAGGATCTTTTTGGATGTAGAAAAGAACTAATTGACTTAGATAGTCTTG ATATGCGAAAATTGATCACCACTCTGGATCAGCAGCAGCTAGCAAATCTTTGCAGAGTCTTGTCTTTTTCCTTATCAGACCTGGAATCTGTCGAGGAAAGAAGCTCTT TGCTTGCACAAGATGAAGTTGACAAAAAAGGGTTGTCCCAAAAGGAGATGGCAGACAACAATCAAG AAACACTAATTGGCTTGAAAGAGTTCCTTCCAAGAATTGTCAGGCTTGCTTGTCAGCCCTCGG AGAGAGGTGCTTCTTCTGGTGGTATGTTTTTGGATGGCACGCAGGGAGGATTTCTTGATATGGTTGACTTTCACAATTTTTTGCAAgatgttttcgaaaatggagCACTTGATATTG ACCCTGAAGAACGTGAGGTGATGCCTATGATTCAGTCAAGATTCAATAGAATCCATGAG TTGATGCATAAAGTGGAGGTGTTTTATGTTCTGTGTCTGTTCTTGACTGGAAAACATAAGTCAATT GTGCAGAAAAAGCTCTCAGATTTGAAGCTAATTCCTGGCATGTGTGCTTTGTTTGATGAGATGGCCTGGCTTAAAGAAAGTGAAAGATC AAGACATGATCTAATGGATCTTGGGGATATGGTTGACCATGAGTGTACACCTCAAACTGCGCTAAAAATCCAATTTCTTCGACTTGTTCACAGCTTTTGTGACCGGCATGA GAACAAGCATCTTCTCCTTACTCCCCAAGAACTTGATGAACTCCAAGAGCTGTATG ttcaaAATGATCTTGAAGTTCCCTCAACAGTGTCTAATACAAACAG aAAGCTTTGCTGTATTGGGGAAAAAGGACTTCTGACAAAAGTTTTGGAGACATTGATTCAGTGTCCCACAACTGCACCTTTAAG ATTTTGGCTATCAAGGGCAATTGAGGGATTTCTCAGAGGTAGAGCCTCAGTTGGAGATCAGTTGTTTCTTATCAAGAGAGGTCTTCTTGAG CACCTTGTTGATCACATCACAAGTGAAGAACTTAAGCCTAAGGAAATTCTTCAAAGCAGTTTTGATTTGCTTGGGGAACTGATGAAGTTCAACCCTTTTGCATTCAAGAGATTTGACCTTGGAATCAGTGACAAACAG TTTGAAAAGTTTGTATCTATTTTGTCGGCTAATGTGGTGGATTCAAACATGCTTATTCGCTGTCTGGTGTTGTCTCAAGAGCATTTCATGTCTGATAGATTCTATTCTG GCTTTGCTACTGGTTCATCCAAGCTTGGCAACCTCATCAGCAACTGGGAACAGATGATCTTTCTGCTTTACAAGCTCATTAACTCCATAACTGTTGGTACCCTCACACAA GAGAATGTGAGCTGTCTAAACACGACTCTTGTGTTTCTGATGTTTGCACACAGACATGGACGCCTTCCAGCCTATCTCATG GCCTTTGTCAAGGAAGAAAACATCCAGAAGAATCCAGGATTCATTTTGACAAACTTAAG aCTTCTGTTAGAATTCTGGAAGACCCACTACTTGAGAAGAGGAAAGGATTGCTCGGCACTTGAACAG AGCTCATGTATCAGTTTTGATCACTGGAAGCAAGTGGTAGATATTCTTCTGTCGGATTCGTCATCGACTACGTCTGTGCTTTATTATCTTCCATCCACATTGACAAGAAATTGCTAA
- the LOC136930143 gene encoding short transient receptor potential channel 4-associated protein-like isoform X1, with protein MAKISCSRTKNLTSRILSCQVTGRGLRTSMLPEEFVQAVDRRMDFKEIPMFLSKLERNSTAQRFHVGKCTRYLKELITTFSSNGNFLFDNDFPLLSNEKLRIGQVIDLFGGVELVLQVLFSPVTHGFRFCRTRPTRSQQENLWALCLDVIHNLCQVVEGIALYLAKRNDLIGHLFTLLETSKTFNYALVVLEDLFGCRKELIDLDSLVDMRKLITTLDQQQLANLCRVLSFSLSDLESVEERSSLLAQDEVDKKGLSQKEMADNNQETLIGLKEFLPRIVRLACQPSERGASSGGMFLDGTQGGFLDMVDFHNFLQDVFENGALDIDPEEREVMPMIQSRFNRIHELMHKVEVFYVLCLFLTGKHKSIVQKKLSDLKLIPGMCALFDEMAWLKESERSRHDLMDLGDMVDHECTPQTALKIQFLRLVHSFCDRHENKHLLLTPQELDELQELYVQNDLEVPSTVSNTNRKLCCIGEKGLLTKVLETLIQCPTTAPLRFWLSRAIEGFLRGRASVGDQLFLIKRGLLEHLVDHITSEELKPKEILQSSFDLLGELMKFNPFAFKRFDLGISDKQFEKFVSILSANVVDSNMLIRCLVLSQEHFMSDRFYSGFATGSSKLGNLISNWEQMIFLLYKLINSITVGTLTQENVSCLNTTLVFLMFAHRHGRLPAYLMAFVKEENIQKNPGFILTNLRLLLEFWKTHYLRRGKDCSALEQSSCISFDHWKQVVDILLSDSSSTTSVLYYLPSTLTRNC; from the exons ATGGCGAAAATCAGTTGTTCGAGAACTAAAAATCTTACCTCGAGAATCTTGAGTTGCCAAGTCACTGGCAGGGGTTTGAGAACGTCAATG CTCCCAGAAGAATTCGTCCAAGCAGTCGATCGGCGTATGGATTTCAAGGAGATACCTATGTTTCTTTCCAAATTGGAGCGTAATAGCACTGCTCAGAGGTTCCATGTTGGGAAGTGTACGCGATATTTGAAG GAGCTTATAACCACTTTCTCTAGCAACGGCAATTTTTTGTTCGACAACGACTTTCCACTCCTTTCTAACGAGAAACTTCGCATTGGTCAAGTAATCGATTTATTCGGTGGAGTTGAG CTTGTGTTGCAAGTACTGTTTTCTCCTGTCACTCATGGCTTCCGATTTTGCAGAACACGACCAACAA GGTCACAACAAGAAAATTTATGGGCACTGTGTCTCGATGTTATTCACAATCTTTGCCAAGTG GTTGAGGGAATTGCTCTTTATTTAGCAAAAAGGAATGACTTAATAGGACATCTGTTTACCCTTCTAGAAACAAGCAAAACCTTTAA TTATGCTCTTGTGGTACTGGAGGATCTTTTTGGATGTAGAAAAGAACTAATTGACTTAGATAGTCTTG TAGATATGCGAAAATTGATCACCACTCTGGATCAGCAGCAGCTAGCAAATCTTTGCAGAGTCTTGTCTTTTTCCTTATCAGACCTGGAATCTGTCGAGGAAAGAAGCTCTT TGCTTGCACAAGATGAAGTTGACAAAAAAGGGTTGTCCCAAAAGGAGATGGCAGACAACAATCAAG AAACACTAATTGGCTTGAAAGAGTTCCTTCCAAGAATTGTCAGGCTTGCTTGTCAGCCCTCGG AGAGAGGTGCTTCTTCTGGTGGTATGTTTTTGGATGGCACGCAGGGAGGATTTCTTGATATGGTTGACTTTCACAATTTTTTGCAAgatgttttcgaaaatggagCACTTGATATTG ACCCTGAAGAACGTGAGGTGATGCCTATGATTCAGTCAAGATTCAATAGAATCCATGAG TTGATGCATAAAGTGGAGGTGTTTTATGTTCTGTGTCTGTTCTTGACTGGAAAACATAAGTCAATT GTGCAGAAAAAGCTCTCAGATTTGAAGCTAATTCCTGGCATGTGTGCTTTGTTTGATGAGATGGCCTGGCTTAAAGAAAGTGAAAGATC AAGACATGATCTAATGGATCTTGGGGATATGGTTGACCATGAGTGTACACCTCAAACTGCGCTAAAAATCCAATTTCTTCGACTTGTTCACAGCTTTTGTGACCGGCATGA GAACAAGCATCTTCTCCTTACTCCCCAAGAACTTGATGAACTCCAAGAGCTGTATG ttcaaAATGATCTTGAAGTTCCCTCAACAGTGTCTAATACAAACAG aAAGCTTTGCTGTATTGGGGAAAAAGGACTTCTGACAAAAGTTTTGGAGACATTGATTCAGTGTCCCACAACTGCACCTTTAAG ATTTTGGCTATCAAGGGCAATTGAGGGATTTCTCAGAGGTAGAGCCTCAGTTGGAGATCAGTTGTTTCTTATCAAGAGAGGTCTTCTTGAG CACCTTGTTGATCACATCACAAGTGAAGAACTTAAGCCTAAGGAAATTCTTCAAAGCAGTTTTGATTTGCTTGGGGAACTGATGAAGTTCAACCCTTTTGCATTCAAGAGATTTGACCTTGGAATCAGTGACAAACAG TTTGAAAAGTTTGTATCTATTTTGTCGGCTAATGTGGTGGATTCAAACATGCTTATTCGCTGTCTGGTGTTGTCTCAAGAGCATTTCATGTCTGATAGATTCTATTCTG GCTTTGCTACTGGTTCATCCAAGCTTGGCAACCTCATCAGCAACTGGGAACAGATGATCTTTCTGCTTTACAAGCTCATTAACTCCATAACTGTTGGTACCCTCACACAA GAGAATGTGAGCTGTCTAAACACGACTCTTGTGTTTCTGATGTTTGCACACAGACATGGACGCCTTCCAGCCTATCTCATG GCCTTTGTCAAGGAAGAAAACATCCAGAAGAATCCAGGATTCATTTTGACAAACTTAAG aCTTCTGTTAGAATTCTGGAAGACCCACTACTTGAGAAGAGGAAAGGATTGCTCGGCACTTGAACAG AGCTCATGTATCAGTTTTGATCACTGGAAGCAAGTGGTAGATATTCTTCTGTCGGATTCGTCATCGACTACGTCTGTGCTTTATTATCTTCCATCCACATTGACAAGAAATTGCTAA
- the LOC136930152 gene encoding uncharacterized protein, producing the protein MAGNFTIRFASEKDVESIHRIRVTAIRAKCSSHYKQEDINSWAARRQKEDFLPEINACEITVAEHVEDGKILGFGHLITSPVKECEQKTLMIKGLFVDPHCGVKGVGSALMKEIERRTRDEEEADILIVEAALNAVEFYKKCGFTFLQLTTHRISEQVCLECHKMIKKL; encoded by the coding sequence ATGGCAGGAAATTTCACAATTCGTTTTGCATCTGAGAAAGACGTAGAAAGCATTCACAGAATACGAGTCACAGCAATAAGAGCAAAGTGTTCTTCCCACTACAAACAAGAGGATATCAATTCGTGGGCTGCAAGGCGTCAAAAAGAGGATTTTCTCCCCGAAATCAACGCATGCGAAATCACGGTCGCCGAGCACGTTGAGGATGGTAAAATCTTAGGGTTTGGTCACCTGATTACATCTCCTGTAAAAGAATGTGAACAGAAAACCCTTATGATCAAGGGACTTTTTGTTGATCCTCACTGTGGGGTGAAAGGTGTAGGATCTGCGCTCATGAAAGAAATTGAGCGAAGGACGAGAGATGAAGAAGAAGCAGATATTTTGATCGTGGAAGCCGCCTTGAATGCTGTTGAATTTTACAAAAAATGTGGTTTCACTTTCTTACAGCTCACAACCCATCGAATATCAGAGCAAGTGTGTCTTGAATGccacaaaatgatcaaaaagtTATGA